The DNA sequence tttttttttttttttatctgatggcCGAACTGTATTGCTGACCTCAAGAAacaatttatttagattttcagTTGGtttttataagagatgctgctagGAAGTCTCTGCAtcttttggtttgtttgaaaagtaaaacaaagatacctgaaagtttaacatttgttattttgaaaaaaatatatttattgtagatAACGATAGGGAATAATGACATttactttttaagacatacctGTGACCCTGGGAGCTCCCTTAagttttttgttagaattttaaaacctaTATGACGattgaagtatttatttatattttttttatttaagccaatattttttcccttttactgaaaTGGAATATCGGCCCCCAAACACCAGTTATCAGTCTCCTTGACTAGTAAGAATAGGTATCGGCCctggaacaaaaaaacatatctgtCTATCACTATCAAATTTAACACATCATAATATGAAAATTCATGTTAAAACATGAAGTTTATCACATTAAAACATGACATGTATCGGATTAAAACGTCAAATTTATCACTTCGTAACATGAGATTTATCAcgttaaaatgtgaatttgatCACGTTACAAACGGATAGATTTCCCCCCCTGGTGTTGTCAGCGGTGCGCTTGCGTAGCATCCAGCCTGCAGACCGGGGCAACGATTGCAGCAGCGCACGACGACGCCAACGGCGCCGGTGGCTCACGCCAAGTTGACCAGCCCGAAGAGGAGCGGCaccacgcacacgcacgtgaAGCCCAACACGCTGTAGACGATGTAGCGGTACGGCAGCTCCACCGCCATGCGCTGCCTGGCCCGCCGCACGTTGTCGGCGGGGAGCCCGGCCAGGCGGCACAGGAAGGGGATGGTGGCCGCCTTCATCAGCATGCGGACCAGCAGGATGACGGCCACCCCGCCGGCGCAGCGCAGCAGGGCGCGGACCACCGTGCCGGCGCCGAGCGGCGGCAGGGCCAGCGGCAGCGAGGACGGCGGCGGGTCGGCCATCAGGCTCAGCTGGTAGTTGGCGTGGGTGGCCAGGGCGGTGCCGGCCCCCGTGCCCAGCGCCTGGGCCGTGTCCCCGCGGGAGGTGCTCCACGAGTCCAGCGAGAAGGCCACCAGTCCCACGCTCACGTGCGACACCACGATGACGAGCGGCGCGTACGCGTGCGTCATGTAGAAGTCGTCGATCTTGTCCAGAGTTTGCTGGAAGAAGGCCAGGATGACGAGGCTGTACAGGAAGCCCGTGATCACTTCCTGCAATCAATCGTCATTGACCCGTGGccggttcggatcaggcccaatccgcggattggttggaggggaggggggggtcaaaaacaaaaagcgcATTCACATTtgataccattctgacatgtcaaggaagctgaaacatactcaacgtaaaaCGCTAAGccgaacttcaaaataaagttgaccaaatacagtagtaatacattgacggcaatgcaaacaGCCTTGggacacttttactttgaagttggcccacgccgtagcgtgatggctagcttgacttcccttttagacgtttctgtatcgtagttgattgacattgtcgTTGTCGCTAATTCACggcgctaagaaaccgctaattaatgaTGCGGTCATTTTATGACACGGtggaagtctccgacgtaactggctagcggctacctgttagcatgatCACCGAGTGTGCGGCTGCCGGCTGCtaagtaagtttgacagctggccCCTGGCTTACgtgaattctttttcaatattctggaccaggGCTAAATTGTAGTTCACGCTCCATGTTTAGGAAACGACCAATCGCGGCTCAATTTGTGATCGTCACATGACCACAGCCAGAAAACAAGCGAGCCGTGATTGGGAGAAAATTGCTGGCTTGACCATTCATTTTGAcaacaattattttcttttcgcAAATGTAGACTGGCTACAAATATTGGCTATCAGgcctcaaaataaataaatgaatggtcTATCTGTGCCACGCTGTATCCTATCTGTGTTGCTATGTTCACCTTTCTTTGGTCATTTCTGTGCCAATTCGTTAGTAACGGTGATAAAACTGTTTGCTTGATGTAAACAAACAGCAGTCGCGTAGCAACCAAATCACCGTACAAATGTTATCAGTTCCATGTTTTACGGGTTGTTTCCATGACCAATTACAGATATGGTAACAAGTAGCAGCtagagaagcttttttttttttccttctcattGACTTTTCGTGCCACTGTGGTAAACGTGGAAGCCATTTAATGTAACGTTGTTGCGTATGATGACGATGAGGCGGGAGGGAAAATCATTTATTGTCGTTCTTCCAAATCACAACTGGGGAAACGGGTCCAACTTCTCCGTCAACTCTCTTGTCTAAAACATGTACGGGTCACTTGCAGAACACACAAACgagatttttttgggtgcgCAAACCTTCGACGTGAGGAACAATGTTGATGCGCTCAACGACACGTTGTGTTTGTTGACACTTACCAGAACGGAATGCATCCCCATGTAGACCCGGCTCACACACACCAACACGCTCCAGCACAGCGCCACGCACAAGCCAAGCATGAACGGGTACTGCGTGACAAACAAACGCAAAATACATCATCTTAGTTGACCGTCACTCGAACCCACTCGTCGCTGCGTTGTGTAAACAAACGTTGACAAACGAGCTGTTATGATCCTCATCCGAATGAGCAGAATGTGCCGGGCCCGTTTTAGAAACAGGAAGCGGCGTCGGCGGCTGCGCCGCCGACATCCTGACCGACTTTTCTTTCCGCTGGCTTGTCGGCAGCGAGTTGCGAGGCCAGGTAACGCTTAGCGAGCCTGTGCAAACGTGTCAGCTCGCGTCGGGATCGGCTGGGAAACGTGCGCGCAAACACGCTACCTGGCAGACTTCAAAGAGGGAAAACGGCGAGTTGTTAGCTTAGCAGCTGAATGGCGCTGCGCCATTTGACCTCAATGCTCACAATTCATGTAAAGTGGAGGTTTGGCGGTGAAATGATTGTGCGCAAATACTCACCTCTATCAAAATGCTGCTTTTGAAGTCGTAAGACTCATAAATTCCGCCTAGCAACACGTGACAAACATTTGTGTGACTGTTCCCTCAATAATTGCCACTAAAGTTATCTCTCGTGGTAATTATTTTCTTATCTCCGATTTTCTCCTTGCTCAGCCAAAATATGTTTCAGGTCAACACAATTTGATGACAAAGGCATCTTATCTTCACTTGCtgtatttacaaacaaaacagcagCCAAATTCCTGATTTtcttattattactttttaagGAACTACACTCGGGTCACACCCGGTCAGGTACGGTGCTGTTCATCGTGTCACTGCTGTTATTAGATATCAAAGTGGGATTTATGAGGATGTAGAAGGCGTACTCAGCAATTGTCTTGACCGCCCTGTCACCTGGTGCtcttattagtttatttaaaaaaaaataaaaaaaaactcattgggCAGTTCAAACATCAGTTATTTGGATTTATAAAGATAACaatactttgttttaattattattagccTCTCTAGTTAACAGGCGTAGGTAAAGGCGCACCTTACCTAATTATAAAACTTTACAaggttttttctttaaaatagggttagggttagttatgACTTTGTTATGCAATATATACACACAACTTTGCTTTTATAATCTTATGAGTTTATTTTGGAAATTATATAAAACTTTATCCCAATAGTAGTACtcctttattttcataataattccaATATTAATTACTTTAGTCTTTATTCatgaaaatatacaactttagcCCAGTAATATTACGGATCAGAATATCAGAATATAatactttatttttgaaaatatatttgttctaaaaaaaaaaatgagtattGCAAGTTTCTTCTCATATTATGACttttataaaaactttttttaatccaacaatATTCTCAAACTGATTGCAGTCCAAACTAATTTCTTGAAAATCCATAAACTATAGTCTTCAAAATATTCAACTTTAGATACATAACTGTTACTTTACTGTCAAaggactttattatttttcctttaaaatacacaacttCATAGAGTTATAAAGACATAAAGTACTTAATTGTCATATTATGCTTTTTTGATCCTTGAACATCTAccacttttgaaaatgtgcaacTTACCACGATTTTAATATATATCATGAAAatgctaaactttttttttccttccaccgTTGCACAAATGCTTTCATGTTGCTGAATAAAACAAGAAACGAACACAACAGAAGAACAAAGCAAACGTGCAGCAATGAACCTCAATCTCTCGACAAAGCCTGCCATGTGCCCACTCGGACCTTGTTTTGCACTTTTACTGGCCGGTgtgcgcctttttttttttttacctgccagCGTCCATAGGTGAGCATGAAGAGGCAGAAGGGGATGGCGGTGCCCGTCATGGCGTGCGTGGACGGCATGCTGTACTCGGAATTGTAGAAGACCTCCACCTTGACCACGGGGGGCGAGGCCGGCCGGGACCAGCGCACCATGTCCTTGGTGGACTGGCCCAGCATCAAGTTCCAGGCCCACACCACGATGAGCCGGCGGCTGACCAGCGCGTCGATGTTCCAGAAGAGGAAGGGGAAGAAGACGATGAAGAACATCTCGTTGCCCAGCTCGGTGCCGAAGGTGAACAGATAGAAGAGGAACTTGTTGTGGATCAGGAACTCCTGGCCCACGTCGCCGGTCAGCGAGTTCCTGCGGAGGGGCTTGGCCCGGGCGGACGCGTCGTCCTCGACGTCGTCGGGCCCGGGCTCGCTCGCTTTCCCGTTGGCGTGCACGGCCGCCCCGTTGCCGACGACGTCGTCGTCGTCCCCGTCGCCATCCCCGGGGCTCCTCTTCCGGAGCCCGGGGCGCTCGTCGTCGCCGCCCAGCGGCTCATCGCTCGCCTTCTCCGGAAACGTCCCCCGGACCCCGCAGAGGCGCTGGAAGCTCGCCACCAGTTGGGGGTCCTGGAGATAATTGCACGTCTCCACGAATGTCTTGACGACGTCCGTCGCCATGATGTCAAAGAACGTTTGCTCGCTTTCACTTGCGCGAGCTCATGGTCaggctttcaaaaaaaaaaaaaaacgccgccGATGTGGGAGGTTTGGCAGAGCAGCAATCAAAGTCCGTCCGAGTGGAGTCGATTATTACATCACGGAGCGTGGCCCGGTTCACGGAGGGTGCCGCTCGCTAACTGCGTCAAGTCGGGATTCGGCCCGTTACGAGGCAGGCAAGCAGTCAGTCCTCCACTCCACAACCGCTTCGTCGTTAGTTcgttgtttcttcttcttcttcttcttcgatCCTTCCCGCTTGCCCGCCACGTCCAATGTGTACTTACGAGCGCTCTCTGCTGAATTGAACGAGTATTACAACATGTCCATTTCCAGCCAGACGCAGGACGGAGTGAAGGAAGGATGTGATGGATGATAGAAATAAATGAGAATGGTTGTTTGGGAAGATGGATGGTATACAGAATATAAATAGCCACAGCTTTTGTGGTCAACAATCTCAACATTCAACTTGTATTTTTGATTGATGTTCTAAAATGGACAACACTtgtaagttgttttgttttctataatacactaaaataacaacaacatatagTTTTTCAAGACACATATATAGGTCTAGTAAATTTAATTACAGCTTTTGAAAAAGCCAGATCATATAAAGATAAAGTGGAGGGTAATCACGCAAATCGTTGGGTTCCTCTTTATAAGCCCGCGATCACAAGACCGGAAATACacttaatcaaaaatgtaacaTAATGGTACAAGTAGTCGACTTCTGAGTGCTTGACGCAAACTGCAAAACAACATTTACGTATTATTAGCGTTGTAAAGCAAAACTCGTATACGTGTTCCAGTGTATCGAGTCACAAGATTGagtaagtaacaaaaaaaaaacacgaccgtAACGACTTTTATTCTGAAAGGCCCTTTCCGGAAGTGTATTCAAAACGTTAGTCTAACTTGCACAGCGTGCTCGCTTGTATCAGCGCTTGAGTGTTGAGGTTTGTTAAGTCGATGCCAGCTTCAGCATCCACAGTGGCGAGCAGCGCCAAGTCTCCGCCCTGAAGCCTGCACCATGCACGGGGGCAAGAGAGGACTGGTGGCCCCGCAAAACACCTTCTTGGAGAATATTGTCAGACGCTCCAGTGGTGAGttgcatttagtttttttttttatttatttttacaaaggcAAGAGTATGCAACACTTTTATACAAGCTTTAAAGTAAATAACTcataattgtatattttataagaaaacattttgcaattttttgtgGGGTAAATGACGATTGTTTTTAAGACTGGAGGTGACCGTAATATTTCCATAAAGTGGGGATAAAATGCATTCTCATTATACGTGCATGCAGCGATCGTCCACTTACTTTAAGAGGCCTCCAGTATGTGTTGGCTTGTGCCATCTTAAATGCACTTGCTGCTATTTGATCTCTCAGTAGTGGCTGCATTAGTGCTGAGTGATACATATCTTTACAATCAAACGGCCTTACAGCACAACCATCCCGGTAAAAAGGGTTTCATTCGCATTACTCTATAGAATAAGCTTGAAACACACTCCGTATTGgcattttattcataaataacCCTGCAAAAGTGTTAGTGGTCAATATTGTTGTCTCCATACACATTAGTGGCAACATTTCTTTTAAAAGTGAACTTCTCCACAGTCGATGACATTTATGCCGATGAGTACGGAACAAAACACGTTTGTTGAATTAGCGTCGAGTATTTCAAGCAAGCGCACGCCAGCCTAAAGTGTTTTCCCCCCTGAAACGTCCAAAGTCATTAGGACGACTGCTTTTTCCCACTCTTAAAGATTTCCTTGCTTGAGAACTTTTGCAGCTCCTCGTGCATTTTTAATCAAGGCCGAGGCTGGAGCATAAACATTTTATCAACAACTATTATTGCTGCTTGaaattttaatgcattttcatgcttttattttttttttgcagtttgtttCAATTATACATGTTGATTATTGGAGTGTTAATAATTAGCATGTTATAGAATGAATAATTCCACTGATATGAGACCGATTTCACTAGTAGAAAGTgcaaattttttactttttttcttcttcttcttcagaaacCAGCTTCTTGTTGGGAAATGCGCAGATTGTGGAGTGGCCGGTGGTGTACAGCAACGATGGATTCTGCAAGCTGTCCGGCTACCACAGAGCCGAGGTCATGCACAGGAGCAGCACGTGCAAGTACATGGAGCCGCATTTTGAAAGCGTTCACATAtttggtggagttttcttttctttttttggggggtgggggggggggggtgttaaagATGAAAGGATTGAGGCCCCGGTGAGAATCGAACTCACGGCCGCTGGTTTACAAGACCAGTGATCTGACCACTGAGCTACGAGGCCTCGGGttagagatggatggatggatggatgaagggtATGATAGAGAGATGACTGGATGAAGGGTAGAATGGAGGGATGACTAATAGATGTATTGATGGACTGATAGTTGGAAGGAATAAAGGAAGATGGTTGACAGTTAGGATGCAAAGAGGGAATGAAGGATGGCGGGAGGGAAAGTTGGTTGATTTATGGAAGTATGTTTCAATGGATGGAAGAAATAATGGATAAAGGAagaatagatggatagatgatgaatggatggatggatgaaggatAGGATGGAGGGATGACTGGAGCAATTAATGGACAGATGGAAGGAATGAAAGGTAGAAAGATGGATAAAAGGAAGGTTGGTTGATGGAGAAAGGAAAAACGAATGGATGAGTTGATGGacagatggaaggatggatagGTGGAtggtgaatggatggatgagggGTAGGATGGAGGGATGACTGGAGGAATTGATGGacagatggaaggatggatgaatgaaggATAGAAAGACAGATAAAAGGAAGAATGGTTGATGGATAACGGAAaaagggatggatggacagatgaaaggatgatggatggatttattatagatgattgatggatgggatgatgggaaaaaaaggagggaaaaagaTGATGGATGCATGTTTTCTGAATTAAAGTCAGCCAACCGCATGATGGGAGAATAATTCGTGGCGTTTGTTTTTTGAAGCTTCATGTACGGCGACTTGACGGACAGGACGACCATCGACAACATCCGGCAAACCTTCGACAGCTACGAGTCCAACTTCTACGAGGTGCTGCTCTACACCAAGAACCGTAAGCCCCGCCTCGCCGTTTGTGCTCTTCAATCATGTCGCGCGCGCACCCCCGGGCCGCCTCCTCATTTTGTGTGTCCGTTTGTGTGCGTGGGAAGGAACGCCCATCTGGCTTTACATGCAGGTGGCGCCCATTCGCAACGAGAACGACAAGGTGGTGCTTTTCCTCTGCACCTTCCGGGACATCACGCTCTTCAAGCAGCCCATCGAGGACGACGCCGCGCGAGGTGGGACGCCCGGCGCGGGTCGGCAAACCAAAGACATGGCCTTTTTCAGATAGCAGATATGGATCATAGCTGGACAGTTGATAGATTGCCGGACAATGAAATGATGGAAGggaagatgatggatggatgactagAAGGAAcaaaggatg is a window from the Vanacampus margaritifer isolate UIUO_Vmar chromosome 19, RoL_Vmar_1.0, whole genome shotgun sequence genome containing:
- the LOC144039113 gene encoding sphingosine-1-phosphate phosphatase 1-like, whose product is MATDVVKTFVETCNYLQDPQLVASFQRLCGVRGTFPEKASDEPLGGDDERPGLRKRSPGDGDGDDDDVVGNGAAVHANGKASEPGPDDVEDDASARAKPLRRNSLTGDVGQEFLIHNKFLFYLFTFGTELGNEMFFIVFFPFLFWNIDALVSRRLIVVWAWNLMLGQSTKDMVRWSRPASPPVVKVEVFYNSEYSMPSTHAMTGTAIPFCLFMLTYGRWQYPFMLGLCVALCWSVLVCVSRVYMGMHSVLEVITGFLYSLVILAFFQQTLDKIDDFYMTHAYAPLVIVVSHVSVGLVAFSLDSWSTSRGDTAQALGTGAGTALATHANYQLSLMADPPPSSLPLALPPLGAGTVVRALLRCAGGVAVILLVRMLMKAATIPFLCRLAGLPADNVRRARQRMAVELPYRYIVYSVLGFTCVCVVPLLFGLVNLA